A single window of Polaribacter sp. SA4-10 DNA harbors:
- a CDS encoding DegT/DnrJ/EryC1/StrS aminotransferase family protein, with the protein MTEKSKPILVTQPAMPPLDEFVELLKDIWDSKWLTNNGKFHQQLEVALAEYLGVKYISLFSNGTLALTSALQVLRITGEVITTPYTFVATTHSLHWNGIKPVFVDVDPVYGNLDPAKIEAAITPKTTAIVPVHVYGNPADVEKIQEIADTYGLKVIYDAAHAFGVNSKGQSILNFGDLSILSFHATKVYNTIEGGAIICHNEKTKKRIDYLKNFGFADETTVIAPGINAKMNEVQAAYGLLQLNYVKENIQKRKEVAEIYDKELSKIKGIRILKHQTKAEHNYPYYPIFLDEKEYGKTRDELYDYLKTKNIYGRRYFYPLVSEFPMYRSLDSAKPSNLPNAHNIAEQVICLPIYPELATEQVNEIIQKIKEFKG; encoded by the coding sequence ATGACTGAAAAGAGTAAACCTATCCTGGTTACCCAACCGGCCATGCCGCCCTTGGATGAATTTGTAGAATTGCTTAAAGACATTTGGGATAGCAAATGGCTGACAAACAACGGCAAATTTCACCAACAATTGGAAGTTGCATTGGCAGAATATTTAGGTGTTAAATATATCTCCCTATTTTCAAACGGGACGCTGGCATTAACTTCAGCTTTGCAGGTTTTGCGGATTACGGGAGAAGTGATTACCACACCCTATACTTTTGTTGCAACTACGCATTCGTTGCATTGGAATGGTATCAAGCCCGTTTTTGTGGATGTTGATCCTGTTTATGGGAACCTTGATCCTGCAAAAATAGAAGCTGCCATTACACCCAAAACTACAGCAATAGTGCCTGTTCATGTTTATGGTAATCCGGCAGATGTAGAAAAAATACAGGAAATAGCAGATACTTATGGTTTAAAAGTGATTTACGATGCAGCCCATGCTTTTGGCGTTAATTCTAAGGGACAAAGTATTTTAAATTTCGGTGATTTATCCATTTTGAGTTTTCATGCCACGAAAGTTTACAATACCATAGAAGGAGGTGCTATTATATGTCACAACGAGAAAACGAAGAAGCGCATTGACTATTTAAAGAATTTTGGTTTTGCAGATGAAACCACCGTTATCGCCCCAGGAATCAACGCCAAAATGAACGAAGTGCAAGCCGCATATGGTTTATTGCAATTAAACTACGTGAAAGAAAATATCCAAAAACGAAAAGAGGTAGCTGAAATTTATGATAAAGAACTCAGCAAAATAAAAGGCATTCGCATTTTAAAGCATCAAACCAAAGCGGAACATAATTATCCTTATTACCCCATTTTTTTGGATGAAAAGGAATATGGAAAAACAAGGGATGAATTGTATGATTATTTAAAAACCAAAAACATTTATGGCCGTCGTTATTTTTACCCTTTGGTAAGTGAATTCCCTATGTACAGAAGTTTGGATTCGGCAAAACCTAGCAATTTACCAAATGCACACAATATAGCAGAGCAGGTGATTTGTTTGCCTATTTATCCGGAGTTAGCCACTGAACAAGTGAATGAAATTATTCAAAAAATAAAGGAATTTAAAGGATGA
- a CDS encoding lipopolysaccharide biosynthesis protein: MSSLKNKTVSGLLWSFIDNFSKLGLTFVIGIILARLLGPREFGLIGMITIFIALSQSLVDSGFTQALIRKKDCSQADYSTVFYFNLFIGIILYIVLFFSAGAISSFFDEPQLLLIVQVVGLSIIVNAFTIVQRARLTKAINFKLQTKISITASLGSGIIGILMAYSGYGVWSLVFKTLLGVAITSLLLWIWNKWKPSFIFSRNSFKEMFSFGYKLLISGLIDTAYRNIYLLIIGKYFSAAELGFYTRADQFSNLPSKNITSVIQRVSYPVLAEIQDDIPRLKTAYQKIIKSTMLITFVSMIILAAVAKPLVLSLIGEKWLPSVIYLQLLSFGGTFYPLHAINLNMLNVQGRSDLFLRLEIIKKILAIPVIVVGVLLGIKAMIVGMIIISMIAFFLNSYYSGQLIAYSSMQQLKDILPSFILAIFIGSITYLIGSFLILPNYLILIIQLMAGGGLFILLAEYFKMQDYLYIKEIFLDKVLKRKND, encoded by the coding sequence ATGAGTAGTCTGAAAAACAAAACAGTATCAGGTTTATTATGGAGTTTTATTGATAATTTCTCCAAACTGGGACTAACCTTTGTTATTGGAATCATCCTTGCTCGTTTACTAGGTCCACGGGAGTTTGGTTTAATTGGGATGATTACCATTTTTATTGCGTTGTCACAATCTTTAGTAGATAGTGGTTTTACTCAGGCTTTGATACGGAAAAAGGATTGCTCCCAAGCCGACTATTCAACGGTTTTTTATTTCAATCTATTTATTGGCATCATTTTATATATAGTGCTGTTTTTCTCTGCGGGTGCTATCAGCAGTTTTTTTGATGAGCCTCAATTGCTTTTAATCGTACAAGTTGTTGGTTTAAGTATTATCGTAAATGCTTTTACTATCGTGCAAAGGGCCAGATTAACCAAAGCGATTAATTTTAAACTGCAAACAAAAATTTCAATTACTGCCTCCCTGGGTTCGGGTATCATTGGAATATTGATGGCCTATTCAGGTTACGGGGTTTGGAGCTTGGTTTTTAAAACGTTATTAGGAGTTGCGATTACCTCCTTATTGTTATGGATTTGGAATAAATGGAAACCTTCTTTCATATTTAGCAGGAATTCTTTTAAGGAAATGTTTTCTTTTGGTTATAAGCTTTTGATAAGTGGATTAATTGATACTGCTTACCGAAATATCTATCTCCTTATCATTGGTAAATATTTTTCAGCTGCGGAGTTGGGCTTTTATACGAGAGCCGATCAGTTTAGTAATTTACCATCTAAAAACATTACAAGTGTCATACAGCGTGTGTCTTATCCTGTACTCGCTGAAATACAAGATGATATTCCAAGGCTAAAAACCGCCTACCAAAAAATAATTAAAAGTACGATGCTGATTACTTTTGTATCCATGATAATTCTGGCAGCTGTTGCGAAACCACTTGTTTTGAGTTTGATTGGAGAAAAATGGTTGCCCTCTGTTATTTATTTGCAATTACTCAGTTTTGGCGGGACCTTTTACCCCTTGCATGCTATTAATTTAAATATGCTCAATGTGCAAGGAAGATCCGACCTTTTTTTAAGGCTCGAGATTATAAAGAAAATTCTAGCCATCCCTGTTATTGTAGTAGGTGTTTTATTAGGAATTAAAGCAATGATTGTAGGAATGATTATTATTTCGATGATAGCTTTTTTTCTAAATAGCTATTATTCGGGACAGCTGATTGCTTATTCCAGTATGCAACAATTAAAAGATATTTTGCCGTCTTTTATTTTAGCCATTTTCATTGGAAGTATTACATATCTAATAGGCTCATTCTTAATTCTGCCTAATTATTTAATTCTAATTATTCAATTGATGGCCGGTGGAGGGCTATTTATATTGTTGGCTGAATATTTTAAAATGCAAGACTATTTATATATAAAAGAAATATTTTTAGATAAAGTGTTAAAACGGAAAAATGACTGA
- a CDS encoding Gfo/Idh/MocA family protein, producing MKNFAMIGLSGYIAPRHLKAIKETNNNLVAALDKFDSVGIIDSYFPNADFFTEFERFDRHIEKLKRNQGLTIDYMSICTPNYLHDSHIRFALRSGANAICEKPLVLNPWNLDTLEDIEKETQKKVNTILQLRLHESIIALKQQIENGPKDKIYDVDLTYLTSRGHWYYTSWKGDSSKSGGIATNIGVHFYDMLAWVFGPLQNSLVHLHSHDRAAGYLEFKQARVRWFLSINEELLPLEAKEKGQRTYRSITVDGKEIEFSDGFFDLHTKSYKDIIDGKGFGLADAKPSVQLVHDIRNAELSPLKGAYHPLVKYPQMKHPFTNGH from the coding sequence ATGAAAAATTTTGCAATGATTGGGCTATCGGGCTATATAGCACCCCGCCACTTGAAAGCCATTAAAGAAACCAATAATAACTTAGTAGCAGCTTTAGATAAGTTTGACAGCGTAGGTATTATAGATAGCTATTTTCCAAATGCTGATTTTTTTACAGAATTTGAACGATTTGATCGTCATATTGAAAAATTGAAACGGAATCAAGGTTTAACTATAGACTATATGAGTATTTGTACTCCCAACTATTTACATGATTCCCATATTCGTTTTGCTTTGCGCAGTGGTGCAAATGCCATTTGTGAAAAACCATTAGTGCTTAACCCATGGAATTTAGATACTTTAGAAGATATTGAAAAGGAAACTCAGAAAAAAGTAAATACCATTTTACAACTTCGTTTACACGAGAGCATTATAGCTTTAAAACAGCAAATTGAAAATGGCCCTAAGGATAAAATTTACGATGTTGATTTAACCTATTTAACCTCACGAGGTCATTGGTATTATACTTCCTGGAAAGGAGATAGTTCCAAATCTGGAGGTATCGCTACAAATATTGGTGTTCATTTTTATGATATGTTGGCCTGGGTATTTGGTCCACTACAAAATAGTTTGGTTCACCTTCATTCTCACGATAGAGCAGCAGGTTATTTGGAGTTTAAACAAGCCCGTGTACGTTGGTTCCTTTCTATTAATGAGGAATTACTTCCTTTGGAAGCAAAAGAAAAAGGACAAAGAACCTATCGCTCTATTACCGTAGATGGAAAGGAGATTGAGTTTAGCGATGGCTTTTTTGATTTACACACAAAAAGTTATAAAGATATTATTGATGGAAAAGGATTTGGGTTGGCCGATGCAAAACCTTCGGTACAATTGGTTCATGATATAAGAAATGCGGAGTTATCACCTCTAAAAGGAGCCTATCATCCCTTGGTTAAATATCCACAAATGAAACATCCTTTTACCAATGGACATTGA
- a CDS encoding acyltransferase, translating to MKYFVHETAVIDDGCQIGNGSKIWHFSHIMPNSKLGENCNIGQNVVLSPNVVLGNNVKVQNNVSIYTGVTCEDDVFLGPSMVFTNVINPRSAIVRKEEYLKTSVRKGASIGANATIVCGNEIGEFALIGAGAVVTKEIKPYALVVGNPGKQIGWVGEYGHRLVFNKEGIAVCLESKQTYQLDKNNFVFRIN from the coding sequence ATGAAATACTTTGTACACGAAACAGCAGTAATTGATGACGGTTGCCAAATAGGAAACGGCTCCAAAATATGGCATTTTTCTCATATTATGCCCAATTCAAAATTAGGCGAGAATTGTAATATTGGACAAAACGTGGTGCTTTCACCAAATGTTGTTTTAGGAAATAATGTTAAAGTTCAAAATAATGTATCTATATACACAGGAGTTACTTGCGAAGATGATGTTTTTTTAGGGCCCTCTATGGTTTTTACCAATGTTATTAACCCACGATCTGCTATTGTCAGAAAAGAGGAATACTTAAAAACCTCGGTAAGAAAAGGAGCAAGTATTGGTGCAAACGCAACCATTGTTTGCGGTAATGAAATAGGTGAATTTGCTTTAATTGGTGCAGGTGCGGTGGTTACTAAAGAAATTAAACCATACGCTTTGGTAGTTGGGAACCCGGGCAAACAAATAGGCTGGGTAGGTGAATATGGACATCGCTTGGTTTTTAATAAGGAAGGCATAGCAGTATGTTTAGAAAGCAAACAAACCTATCAATTAGATAAAAATAATTTTGTGTTTAGAATAAATTAA
- a CDS encoding transposase, giving the protein MYNQTKDKTSALIRVAKWDKKVKQAKFKSFNTIARTISIHYQNILNYFDNRSTNASTESFNAKIKAFRAQFRGVRNVAFFLFRMSNIFA; this is encoded by the coding sequence ATATATAACCAAACAAAAGATAAAACTTCTGCACTAATAAGAGTAGCCAAATGGGATAAAAAAGTAAAACAAGCTAAATTTAAAAGCTTTAACACCATTGCCAGAACAATATCTATACACTATCAAAATATTCTAAACTACTTTGATAATAGAAGTACAAATGCTTCTACGGAATCTTTCAATGCGAAAATAAAAGCATTTAGAGCCCAGTTTAGAGGTGTTAGAAATGTAGCGTTCTTCTTATTTAGAATGTCAAATATTTTTGCATAA
- a CDS encoding UpxY family transcription antiterminator, which produces MENWYVLYTKPRYEKKVTTKLTELGIAAYCPMLTTKRQWSDRKKLVSTPLISSCIFIHSNENDRANVFQVHGAVRYLFWLGLPAIVKDAEIEAMKLWLQGEIIDAKVKKLQPGDQYDVKEGLFKGKEGIVQEVTKNKLQLILVELGMKITITRGVVNS; this is translated from the coding sequence ATGGAGAATTGGTATGTATTATATACAAAACCTAGATATGAGAAAAAAGTTACGACTAAGTTAACGGAACTTGGCATAGCCGCATATTGTCCTATGTTAACCACAAAGCGCCAATGGTCCGACAGGAAAAAATTAGTTTCAACTCCCTTAATTTCTTCGTGCATATTTATTCACTCAAATGAAAATGACAGGGCAAATGTATTTCAAGTGCATGGAGCTGTTCGTTACCTATTTTGGTTGGGTTTGCCGGCAATTGTGAAAGATGCTGAAATTGAAGCCATGAAATTGTGGTTGCAAGGTGAAATTATTGATGCTAAAGTGAAAAAGTTACAACCAGGAGATCAATATGATGTTAAAGAAGGACTATTTAAAGGAAAGGAAGGCATTGTGCAAGAGGTTACTAAAAATAAGTTGCAATTAATATTGGTTGAGTTAGGTATGAAAATTACCATAACAAGAGGGGTGGTAAATTCTTAA
- a CDS encoding polyprenyl synthetase family protein, translating to MDILHYQKEFLSYLESKDWIHEPKNLYEPIDYILKLGGKRIRPVLTLMAADIFSSDFKKALPAALAVEVFHNFTLIHDDIMDAAPLRRGKATVHEKWDTNTGILSGDAMLILAYKYFENYDPIIFQKLAKLFSKTALEVCDGQQLDVDFETRNDVTIDEYINMIRLKTSVLVAAALKMGAIVAETNDDNANLIYDFGLNLGLAFQLQDDYLDTFGNPETFGKQIGGDIIENKKTYLYLKAVEVANKNDKGKLKYLYRKKRKDNAIKIADITRIFQLNDIPLLIKEEIKIYTEKAFNTLAEMDIKDTDKQRLKDFGLWLMNRSV from the coding sequence TTGGACATTTTACATTATCAAAAAGAATTTCTATCTTATTTAGAATCAAAAGACTGGATTCACGAGCCTAAAAACTTGTATGAACCTATAGATTATATTTTAAAATTAGGAGGAAAAAGAATTCGACCGGTGCTAACTTTAATGGCAGCAGATATTTTTTCTAGTGATTTTAAAAAAGCGCTACCTGCAGCTTTAGCAGTTGAGGTTTTTCATAATTTTACATTGATTCACGATGATATTATGGATGCTGCTCCGTTAAGAAGAGGAAAAGCAACTGTTCATGAAAAATGGGATACAAATACAGGAATTCTCTCGGGAGATGCAATGTTGATTTTAGCCTACAAATATTTTGAGAATTATGACCCTATTATTTTTCAAAAATTAGCAAAACTTTTTAGTAAAACAGCTTTAGAGGTTTGTGACGGACAACAATTAGATGTAGATTTTGAAACTAGAAACGACGTTACAATAGATGAATATATTAATATGATTCGTTTAAAAACATCTGTTTTAGTTGCTGCGGCATTAAAAATGGGTGCTATTGTAGCAGAAACTAATGATGACAATGCGAATTTAATTTATGATTTTGGTTTAAATCTAGGGTTAGCGTTTCAATTACAAGACGATTATTTAGATACGTTTGGTAATCCAGAAACGTTTGGTAAACAGATAGGTGGTGATATCATAGAAAATAAAAAAACCTATTTATATCTTAAGGCTGTAGAAGTTGCTAATAAAAATGATAAAGGAAAATTAAAATATTTATACAGAAAAAAAAGAAAAGATAATGCTATTAAAATTGCAGATATTACAAGAATCTTTCAGTTAAACGATATTCCTTTATTAATAAAAGAAGAAATAAAAATTTATACAGAAAAAGCTTTTAATACTTTGGCTGAAATGGACATTAAAGATACAGATAAACAGCGTCTTAAGGATTTTGGTTTGTGGTTAATGAATAGATCTGTTTAA
- a CDS encoding TetR/AcrR family transcriptional regulator gives MREKILEKSKELFLNLGFKSVTMDEIASALGVSKKTIYKYFKNKTELIAAVTDFIFSSISTGIDMICELKKDPIEEIFDIKRFVMYHLKDEKSSPQYQLQKYYPKIYASLSKKQFDVMRGCVIKNLNHGVEEGLYRKNIDVEFISRIYFNGMVSIKNKDLFPLDHYSMNTLMNYYLEYHLRGICTEKGVSKLEKQLEEKL, from the coding sequence ATGAGGGAAAAAATTTTAGAAAAATCAAAAGAACTCTTTTTAAACTTAGGTTTTAAAAGTGTTACAATGGATGAAATAGCCAGCGCTTTAGGTGTTTCAAAAAAAACAATTTACAAATATTTTAAAAACAAAACAGAACTTATTGCAGCGGTAACAGATTTTATCTTTAGTTCCATTAGTACAGGAATTGACATGATTTGCGAGCTAAAAAAAGATCCTATTGAAGAAATTTTTGATATAAAAAGGTTTGTAATGTATCATTTGAAAGATGAAAAGTCATCTCCTCAATACCAATTACAGAAATATTACCCCAAAATTTACGCATCATTAAGCAAAAAACAATTTGATGTTATGAGAGGTTGCGTCATAAAAAATCTGAATCATGGGGTTGAAGAAGGTTTATATCGAAAAAATATTGATGTTGAATTTATTTCAAGAATCTATTTTAATGGTATGGTTTCAATAAAAAACAAAGATTTATTTCCTTTAGATCATTATTCTATGAACACATTAATGAATTATTATTTAGAATATCATCTAAGAGGAATTTGTACAGAAAAAGGAGTATCAAAATTAGAAAAACAATTAGAAGAGAAATTATAA